Proteins found in one Streptomyces sp. NBC_00461 genomic segment:
- a CDS encoding RelA/SpoT family protein, whose amino-acid sequence MSAEATNPATPGPVTGSAARWRARIDLRRLGRAALLGPATRDRLPSAIGHVVEAHRAHYPGADLDPLRRAYVLAESSHRGQMRKSGEPYITHPLAVTLILAELGAETTTLTASLLHDTVEDTDVTLDQVGEEFGAEVRYLVDGVTKLEKVDYGAAAEPETFRKMLVATGSDVRVMSIKLADRLHNMRTLGVMRPEKQARIAKVTRDVLIPLAERLGVQALKTELEDLVFAILHPEEYEHTRELIVDNASRADDPLAEIADEVRGVLRDADIPAEVLIRPRHFVSVHRVARKRGQLRGADFGRLLVLVNEDADCYGVLGELHTCMTPVVSEFKDFIAVPKFNLYQSLHTAVAHADGQVVEVLIRTHQMHKVAEAGVVALGNPYAPPSEEQSSVDGERVDPTRPGWLSRLLDWQEAAPDPDTFWSTLREDLAQDREITVFRPDGGTLGLPEGASCVDAAYAQYGEDAHACIGARVNGRLATLSTVLRDGDTVQLLMGQDPASEPSREWLEHAHTPAARIAIQRWLATHPAHDDVPEGERAEEPERPQETEKGPSAASRPAGPAVEGSPAIEGTSRPTTADITVDQPGATVRLAGCCTPVPPDEVTGFAVRGGVVTVHRVECAAVEHMKSGGRAEVDVRWGDTTECRVTLLAESFNRPHLLADLTEAMALEGAEIVSATVEPPTQQRVRHTYTVQLPDAAQLPALMRAMRNVPGVYDVSRAQTPGV is encoded by the coding sequence ATGAGTGCGGAGGCCACGAATCCCGCGACCCCAGGTCCGGTAACAGGCTCGGCGGCGCGCTGGCGGGCGCGGATCGACCTGCGCCGCCTGGGCCGTGCCGCCCTGCTCGGCCCCGCCACCCGTGACCGGCTGCCCAGCGCCATCGGCCATGTCGTCGAAGCTCACCGGGCCCACTACCCCGGCGCCGACCTCGACCCCCTGCGCCGCGCCTATGTGCTGGCCGAGTCCTCGCACCGCGGCCAGATGCGCAAGAGCGGTGAGCCGTACATCACACACCCCCTCGCGGTGACCCTGATCCTCGCCGAACTGGGCGCCGAGACCACGACTTTGACGGCTTCTCTGCTCCACGACACCGTCGAGGACACGGACGTGACGCTCGATCAGGTCGGCGAGGAGTTCGGGGCGGAGGTCCGCTACCTCGTCGACGGCGTCACCAAGTTGGAGAAGGTCGACTACGGCGCCGCCGCCGAGCCCGAGACCTTCCGCAAGATGCTCGTCGCCACCGGCAGCGACGTCCGTGTGATGTCGATCAAACTCGCCGACCGGCTGCACAACATGCGCACCCTCGGTGTGATGCGCCCCGAGAAACAGGCGCGTATCGCCAAGGTGACCCGCGACGTCCTCATCCCGCTCGCCGAACGGCTCGGCGTCCAGGCACTCAAGACCGAACTGGAAGACCTCGTCTTCGCGATCCTGCACCCCGAGGAGTACGAGCACACACGGGAGTTGATCGTCGACAACGCGTCCCGCGCCGACGACCCGCTCGCCGAGATCGCCGACGAGGTACGAGGCGTCCTGCGCGATGCCGACATCCCGGCCGAAGTCCTCATCCGGCCGCGGCACTTCGTATCCGTCCACCGTGTCGCCCGCAAGCGTGGCCAGCTGCGCGGTGCAGACTTCGGCCGCCTGCTGGTGCTGGTGAACGAGGACGCGGACTGTTACGGCGTACTCGGCGAACTCCACACGTGTATGACGCCCGTCGTCTCGGAGTTCAAGGACTTCATCGCCGTTCCCAAGTTCAACCTGTACCAGTCGCTGCACACGGCGGTCGCGCACGCGGACGGGCAGGTCGTCGAAGTCCTCATCCGTACCCACCAGATGCACAAGGTCGCCGAAGCCGGCGTCGTCGCGCTGGGCAATCCCTACGCTCCTCCTTCGGAGGAGCAGTCCTCGGTCGACGGCGAGCGCGTCGACCCCACCCGCCCCGGCTGGCTGTCCCGTCTCCTCGACTGGCAGGAGGCGGCGCCCGACCCCGACACCTTCTGGTCCACCCTCCGCGAGGATCTCGCCCAGGACCGTGAGATCACCGTCTTCCGTCCCGACGGCGGCACGCTCGGCCTGCCCGAGGGCGCCAGCTGTGTCGACGCCGCGTACGCCCAGTACGGCGAGGACGCGCACGCGTGCATCGGCGCCCGCGTCAACGGCCGCCTGGCGACGCTGAGTACGGTGCTGCGGGACGGCGACACCGTCCAGCTCCTGATGGGGCAGGACCCGGCCTCCGAGCCCTCCAGGGAGTGGCTGGAGCACGCTCACACGCCCGCCGCCCGGATCGCGATCCAGCGCTGGCTCGCTACCCACCCGGCGCACGACGACGTGCCGGAGGGGGAGCGGGCCGAGGAGCCGGAGAGGCCGCAGGAGACCGAGAAAGGGCCCTCGGCCGCTTCCCGGCCCGCCGGGCCCGCCGTCGAGGGGTCGCCCGCCATTGAGGGGACCAGCCGTCCCACCACCGCCGACATCACCGTCGACCAGCCCGGTGCGACCGTACGCCTCGCCGGCTGCTGCACGCCGGTACCGCCCGACGAGGTGACCGGGTTTGCCGTACGCGGCGGTGTGGTCACCGTCCACCGCGTCGAGTGCGCCGCGGTGGAGCACATGAAGAGCGGGGGGCGTGCGGAGGTCGACGTGCGCTGGGGGGACACCACCGAGTGCCGGGTCACCTTGCTGGCCGAATCGTTCAATCGCCCCCACCTGCTGGCGGATCTGACGGAGGCCATGGCCCTGGAAGGCGCCGAGATCGTCTCCGCGACGGTCGAACCCCCGACCCAGCAGCGCGTCCGCCACACCTACACGGTCCAACTCCCGGACGCGGCCCAGTTGCCCGCACTGATGCGGGCGATGCGGAACGTGCCGGGCGTGTACGACGTGAGCCGGGCGCAGACGCCGGGGGTGTGA
- a CDS encoding response regulator, with product MRSPARVLLADDHALVRQGVRLILDGEPDLTVVAEAGDGAEAVELARARELDPAVLDIAMPRMTGLQAARELSRRLPGLRILVLTMYDNEQYFFEALKAGASGYVLKSAADRDLVGACRAAGRDEPFVYPGAERTLVRSYLDRLHRGDDLPARAVTEREEEILKLVAEGHTSKEIGELLFISAKTVERHRANLLHKLGMRDRLELTRYAIRAGLIEP from the coding sequence ATGAGGTCCCCCGCGCGCGTGCTGCTCGCAGACGACCACGCGCTCGTACGCCAGGGAGTGCGCCTCATCCTGGACGGCGAGCCGGATCTGACGGTCGTCGCCGAGGCCGGGGACGGGGCCGAGGCGGTGGAGCTGGCACGCGCGCGTGAGCTCGATCCGGCCGTCCTGGACATCGCCATGCCCCGCATGACCGGCCTCCAGGCGGCCCGAGAGCTCTCCCGCCGCCTGCCCGGCCTGCGCATCCTCGTCCTGACGATGTACGACAACGAGCAGTACTTCTTCGAGGCCCTCAAGGCCGGCGCCAGCGGCTACGTCCTGAAGTCCGCCGCCGACCGAGACCTGGTCGGGGCGTGCCGGGCCGCCGGCCGCGACGAACCGTTCGTGTACCCCGGAGCCGAGCGGACCCTCGTCCGCTCCTACCTGGACCGTCTGCACCGGGGCGACGACCTGCCCGCGCGCGCGGTCACCGAACGCGAGGAGGAGATCCTCAAACTGGTCGCCGAGGGGCACACCTCGAAGGAGATCGGCGAGCTGCTCTTCATCAGCGCGAAGACGGTCGAACGCCACCGTGCGAACCTGCTGCACAAACTCGGCATGCGCGACCGCCTGGAGCTCACCCGCTACGCGATCCGCGCGGGCCTCATCGAGCCATGA
- a CDS encoding M1 family metallopeptidase, whose translation MPLTLRSQAAHTGNDDPRADTPARLRRQPRSSRRLTATALLASAVSVCLLAASAPPAPLGVGDRLFPNLGNPGYDVASYDLSFTYSGTNSKPLQAVTTINAQVTKDLDHLNLDFAHGNVESVAVDGEPARFAGAGEDLVVTPDAPLREGSWTRITVRHTSDPVPAKGQDGGWVQTADGLAMANQADAAHLVFPCNDHPSDKALFTIRITAPDGYTAVANGVETDRERVGKATTWTYRTRHPMATELAQVSIGRSSVLRRSGPHGLPVRDVVPTADRKELEPWLAETPDQIAWMESKVGRYPFETYGILMAEASTGFELETQTLSLFERELFAGHTYPKWYVESIMVHELSHQWFGDSVSPRSWSDLWLNEGHATWYEALYAEEKAGKPMEKRMKAAYAASDGWRDAGGPPAAPKAPDAGQKISIFRPNVYDGAALALYALRQEIGRTAFERLERDWVSLHRDGTAATADYERLASQISGRDLSGFFKAWLYGKKTPPMPGHPDWRSTAPDAKAPKDGKAAKAAK comes from the coding sequence ATGCCGCTCACCCTCCGTTCCCAGGCCGCACACACCGGCAACGACGACCCCCGGGCCGACACTCCGGCTCGCCTCCGCCGTCAGCCCCGCAGCTCCCGCCGCCTGACGGCCACCGCACTGCTCGCCTCCGCCGTCTCCGTCTGCCTCCTCGCCGCGAGCGCGCCCCCCGCCCCCCTGGGCGTCGGCGACCGCCTCTTCCCGAACCTCGGCAACCCCGGATACGACGTGGCGTCGTACGACCTCTCGTTCACCTATTCCGGCACCAACAGCAAGCCCCTCCAAGCGGTCACCACCATCAACGCCCAGGTGACCAAGGACCTCGATCACCTCAACCTCGACTTCGCGCATGGCAATGTCGAGTCGGTCGCGGTGGACGGGGAGCCGGCCAGGTTCGCCGGCGCGGGTGAGGATCTCGTCGTCACGCCCGACGCGCCGCTGCGCGAGGGCAGCTGGACGCGGATCACCGTGCGGCACACCAGCGACCCCGTGCCCGCCAAGGGCCAGGACGGCGGCTGGGTGCAGACCGCCGACGGGCTGGCGATGGCCAACCAGGCCGACGCCGCGCACCTGGTGTTCCCGTGCAACGACCACCCCTCCGACAAGGCGCTGTTCACCATCCGCATCACCGCCCCGGACGGCTACACGGCCGTGGCCAACGGTGTGGAGACCGACAGGGAGCGCGTCGGCAAGGCGACCACCTGGACGTACCGGACCCGGCACCCCATGGCCACCGAACTCGCCCAGGTGTCCATCGGCCGCTCCAGCGTGCTGCGCCGCAGCGGACCGCACGGCCTGCCCGTACGCGACGTCGTGCCCACCGCGGATCGCAAAGAGCTCGAACCGTGGCTCGCCGAGACCCCCGACCAGATCGCCTGGATGGAGAGCAAGGTCGGCCGCTACCCCTTCGAGACGTACGGCATTCTCATGGCGGAGGCGTCCACCGGCTTCGAACTCGAGACGCAGACGCTCTCTCTCTTCGAGAGAGAGCTCTTCGCCGGGCACACCTACCCCAAGTGGTACGTCGAGTCGATCATGGTGCACGAGCTGTCCCACCAGTGGTTCGGCGACAGCGTCAGCCCGCGCAGCTGGTCCGACCTGTGGCTCAACGAGGGGCACGCCACCTGGTACGAGGCCCTGTACGCGGAGGAGAAGGCCGGCAAGCCCATGGAGAAGCGCATGAAGGCCGCGTACGCCGCCTCCGACGGCTGGCGGGACGCCGGGGGCCCACCGGCCGCGCCCAAGGCGCCCGACGCCGGACAGAAGATCAGCATCTTCCGGCCGAACGTCTACGACGGCGCCGCCCTGGCGCTCTACGCCCTGCGCCAGGAGATCGGCCGCACCGCCTTCGAGCGCCTGGAACGCGACTGGGTGAGCCTCCACCGCGACGGCACGGCCGCGACAGCCGACTACGAACGGCTCGCCTCCCAGATCTCCGGGCGCGACCTGAGCGGCTTCTTCAAGGCATGGCTGTACGGCAAGAAGACCCCGCCGATGCCCGGTCACCCGGACTGGAGGTCGACGGCGCCCGACGCCAAGGCCC
- the dapF gene encoding diaminopimelate epimerase codes for MSTRIAFLKGHGTENDFVIVPDPENAIDLPPAAVAALCDRRAGIGGDGLLHVVRSAAHPEARDMAADAEWFMDYRNGDGSIAEMCGNGVRVFAHYLQRAGHVGEGDLAVATRGGVKSVHIAKDGDITVGMGKARLPEGDVTVSVGERSWSARNVNMGNPHAVAFVDDLAHAGNLFTPPPFSPASAYPDGVNVEFVVDRGPRHVALRVHERGAGETRSCGTGACAVAVAAARRDGADPAVTGSPATYTVEVPGGTLVITEQPDGEIEMTGPAVIVAEGEIDAEWLETLAR; via the coding sequence ATGAGCACGCGGATCGCCTTCCTCAAGGGGCACGGCACGGAGAACGACTTCGTGATCGTCCCGGACCCCGAGAACGCCATCGACCTGCCCCCGGCCGCCGTCGCCGCCCTGTGCGACCGCCGGGCGGGCATCGGCGGCGACGGCCTGCTGCACGTGGTGCGGTCCGCCGCGCACCCCGAGGCGCGGGACATGGCGGCCGACGCCGAGTGGTTCATGGACTACCGCAACGGCGACGGCTCGATCGCCGAGATGTGCGGCAACGGCGTCCGGGTGTTCGCGCACTACCTCCAGCGCGCCGGTCACGTCGGTGAGGGAGATCTCGCCGTGGCCACGCGCGGAGGCGTGAAGAGCGTGCACATCGCGAAGGACGGTGACATCACCGTCGGCATGGGCAAGGCACGCCTTCCCGAAGGGGATGTCACGGTGAGCGTCGGCGAGCGCAGCTGGTCTGCTCGGAACGTGAACATGGGCAACCCGCACGCGGTCGCGTTCGTCGACGACCTCGCGCATGCCGGCAACCTGTTCACGCCGCCGCCGTTCAGCCCGGCCTCCGCGTACCCGGACGGGGTGAACGTCGAGTTCGTGGTCGACCGCGGTCCCCGGCACGTCGCCCTGCGCGTGCACGAGCGCGGCGCCGGCGAGACCCGCTCGTGCGGCACGGGCGCGTGCGCCGTCGCCGTGGCCGCCGCCCGCAGGGACGGCGCCGACCCGGCCGTCACCGGGAGCCCGGCGACGTACACCGTCGAGGTGCCCGGCGGGACCCTGGTGATCACCGAGCAGCCCGACGGCGAGATCGAGATGACCGGCCCCGCGGTGATCGTGGCCGAGGGCGAGATCGATGCCGAGTGGCTGGAAACACTCGCCCGTTGA
- a CDS encoding antitoxin encodes MGLLDNFKAKLNPAKDKVSGLAQQHGGKITHGLDKAAKVVDEKTKGKYSDRIQTGTGKAKGAMDRLAHKDDTGAGGGTSAPPDSPPPAS; translated from the coding sequence ATGGGTCTCCTGGACAATTTCAAGGCCAAGCTCAACCCGGCCAAGGACAAGGTCTCCGGCCTCGCGCAGCAGCACGGGGGCAAGATCACGCATGGTCTCGACAAGGCCGCGAAGGTGGTCGACGAGAAGACCAAGGGCAAGTACAGCGACAGGATCCAGACCGGGACCGGCAAGGCCAAGGGCGCCATGGACCGACTCGCGCACAAGGACGACACGGGGGCGGGCGGCGGCACGAGCGCGCCGCCGGACTCCCCACCGCCGGCTTCCTGA
- the miaA gene encoding tRNA (adenosine(37)-N6)-dimethylallyltransferase MiaA produces MSTAPPAPRVIAVVGPTAAGKSDLGVFLARQLGGEVVNADSMQLYRGMDIGTAKLTPEERGGIPHHLLDIWDVTVTASVAEYQRLARARIDALLAEGRWPILVGGSGLYVRGAVDNLEFPGTDPEVRARLEEELTLRGSGALHARLAAADPGAAAAILPSNGRRIVRALEVIEITGQPFTANLPGHDSVYDTVQIGVDVARPELDERIARRVDRMWDAGLVDEVRALEAQGLREGRTAARALGYQQVLAALAGECTEDEARTETVRATKRFARRQDSWFRRDPRVHWLSGAATDLTELPHLALALVERPVTA; encoded by the coding sequence GTGAGCACCGCACCCCCCGCCCCCCGAGTCATCGCCGTCGTCGGACCGACCGCGGCAGGAAAGTCCGATCTGGGTGTTTTCCTCGCCCGGCAGCTCGGAGGCGAGGTCGTCAACGCCGACTCCATGCAGCTCTACCGGGGGATGGACATCGGAACCGCCAAGCTGACGCCCGAGGAGCGCGGCGGCATTCCACACCATCTCCTGGACATCTGGGACGTGACGGTCACGGCGTCCGTCGCCGAGTACCAGCGACTGGCCCGCGCGCGCATCGACGCCCTGCTTGCCGAGGGCCGTTGGCCGATCCTGGTCGGCGGTTCCGGCCTGTATGTCCGCGGGGCCGTCGACAACCTCGAGTTCCCCGGCACCGACCCCGAGGTCAGGGCCCGCCTGGAGGAGGAGCTCACGCTCCGCGGCTCCGGGGCGCTGCATGCACGTCTCGCCGCCGCCGACCCAGGGGCGGCGGCGGCGATCCTGCCCAGCAACGGCCGCCGGATCGTCCGGGCCCTCGAAGTGATCGAGATCACCGGGCAGCCCTTCACCGCCAACCTCCCCGGACACGACTCGGTCTATGACACGGTCCAGATCGGTGTCGACGTGGCTCGCCCCGAGCTCGACGAGCGCATCGCCCGCCGGGTCGACCGGATGTGGGACGCGGGGCTCGTGGACGAGGTGCGCGCGCTGGAGGCGCAGGGCCTGCGCGAGGGGCGTACGGCCGCCCGCGCGCTCGGCTACCAGCAGGTGCTCGCGGCCCTCGCCGGGGAGTGCACCGAGGACGAGGCACGGACCGAGACCGTGCGCGCCACCAAGCGCTTCGCGCGCCGCCAGGATTCGTGGTTCAGGCGCGATCCGCGGGTGCACTGGCTCAGTGGGGCTGCGACGGATCTCACAGAACTTCCGCACCTCGCACTGGCGTTGGTCGAACGACCGGTCACAGCCTGA
- a CDS encoding class III extradiol dioxygenase subunit B-like domain-containing protein: MLVAAAVCPCPPLLVPDVAAGAASELEAARAACTDALGVLAAARPDLLVVVGPAEESGRGTHPQGTQGSFRGFGVDLGVRLGEETGAESGRELPPSLAVAAWLLQRTGWSDAPIEGLGVGEPLAAERCIDVGRGIAARAGRVALLVMGDASACRTLKAPGYLDERAAPFDAEVARALGAADLAAIRSLDAELAYELKASGRAPWQVLAGAAEGADLAGALLYEDAPYGVGYVVATWS; encoded by the coding sequence ATGCTTGTCGCTGCCGCCGTCTGCCCCTGCCCGCCGCTTCTCGTGCCCGACGTCGCCGCGGGCGCCGCATCCGAGCTGGAGGCCGCGCGCGCCGCGTGCACGGACGCGCTCGGCGTGCTCGCCGCGGCGCGGCCCGACCTCCTCGTGGTCGTCGGTCCTGCCGAAGAGAGCGGACGTGGCACGCATCCGCAGGGCACGCAGGGTTCCTTCCGCGGCTTCGGCGTGGATCTCGGCGTACGGCTCGGGGAGGAGACAGGTGCGGAGTCCGGGCGCGAGCTGCCGCCGTCCCTCGCCGTGGCCGCATGGCTTCTGCAGCGCACGGGGTGGTCCGACGCACCGATCGAGGGACTCGGCGTGGGGGAACCTCTCGCGGCCGAGCGGTGTATCGATGTCGGAAGAGGAATCGCGGCCCGGGCGGGGCGGGTGGCGCTGCTGGTGATGGGCGACGCCAGCGCCTGCCGCACGCTCAAGGCGCCCGGTTACCTCGACGAGCGCGCGGCACCCTTCGACGCGGAGGTCGCGCGTGCGCTGGGGGCTGCGGATCTGGCGGCCATCAGGTCACTCGACGCCGAGCTGGCGTACGAACTGAAGGCATCGGGGCGGGCCCCCTGGCAGGTCCTCGCGGGCGCGGCCGAGGGCGCGGACCTCGCCGGCGCGCTGCTGTACGAGGACGCGCCGTACGGGGTGGGATACGTGGTCGCCACGTGGTCGTAG
- a CDS encoding cation:proton antiporter regulatory subunit — protein sequence MGTSPAAARDLVTRDQRHLSVVAHRDSARTVNVYRADDPDSCAQSLRLTGSDAGALIDALKPSHHSTSLLYTTDVGLVAERIEVATASRWNGRVLGDTRMRTETGASVVAVLRRAEAIPSPTPDFRLAGADIVIVVGTREGVDAAAAILGRE from the coding sequence CTGGGGACGTCACCGGCGGCCGCCCGCGACCTGGTGACCCGCGACCAACGTCATCTGTCCGTGGTGGCGCACCGCGACAGCGCGCGCACGGTGAACGTGTACCGCGCCGACGATCCCGACTCGTGTGCGCAGTCGTTGCGGCTGACCGGCTCCGACGCGGGAGCCCTGATCGACGCGCTGAAGCCGTCCCACCACAGCACGAGCCTGCTGTACACCACCGACGTGGGCCTGGTCGCCGAGCGGATCGAGGTGGCCACGGCCTCGCGCTGGAACGGGCGGGTGCTGGGCGACACACGGATGCGGACCGAGACGGGGGCGTCCGTGGTGGCGGTGCTGCGCCGGGCCGAGGCCATACCGTCGCCGACGCCGGACTTCCGGCTGGCGGGCGCTGACATCGTCATCGTCGTCGGCACCCGCGAGGGCGTCGACGCCGCCGCGGCGATACTCGGGCGGGAGTGA
- the miaB gene encoding tRNA (N6-isopentenyl adenosine(37)-C2)-methylthiotransferase MiaB — protein sequence MSSIDRSQAVGVKTYEVRTYGCQMNVHDSERLSGLLEQAGYVRAPEGSDGDADVVVFNTCAVRENADNRLYGNLGRLAPMKTKRPGMQIAVGGCLAQKDQDTIVKRAPWVDVVFGTHNIGKLPVLLERARVQEEAQVEIAESLEAFPSTLPTRRESAYAAWVSISVGCNNTCTFCIVPALRGKEKDRRTGDILAEIEALVGEGVSEITLLGQNVNAYGSDIGDREAFSKLLRACGTIEGLERVRFTSPHPRDFTDDVIAAMAETPNVMPQLHMPMQSGSDTVLKAMRRSYRQERYLGIIEKVRAAIPHAAITTDIIVGFPGETEEDFEQTLHAVREARFAQAFTFQYSKRPGTPAATMENQIPKEVVQARYERLVAVQEEISWDENKKQVGRTLELMVAEGEGRKDGATHRLSGRAPDNRLVHFTKPEQEVRPGDVVTVEITYAAPHHLLAEGAVLDVRRTRAGDAWEKRNAAEAAKPVGVMLGLPKIGAPEPLPVATGSGCGCD from the coding sequence ATGAGCAGCATCGACCGGAGCCAGGCAGTGGGCGTGAAGACCTACGAAGTCCGCACCTACGGGTGCCAGATGAACGTCCACGACTCCGAGCGATTGTCCGGACTGCTGGAGCAGGCCGGATACGTACGCGCACCCGAGGGCTCCGACGGTGACGCGGACGTCGTCGTCTTCAACACCTGCGCGGTCCGGGAGAACGCCGACAACCGGCTGTACGGCAACCTCGGCCGCCTCGCCCCGATGAAGACGAAGCGGCCCGGCATGCAGATCGCGGTCGGCGGCTGTCTCGCGCAGAAGGACCAGGACACCATCGTGAAGAGGGCGCCCTGGGTGGACGTCGTCTTCGGCACGCACAACATCGGCAAGCTGCCGGTCCTGCTGGAGCGGGCGCGTGTGCAGGAAGAGGCCCAGGTCGAGATCGCCGAGTCCCTGGAGGCGTTCCCGTCCACCCTGCCGACACGGCGCGAGAGCGCGTACGCGGCGTGGGTGTCGATCTCCGTCGGCTGCAACAACACCTGCACCTTCTGCATCGTCCCGGCCCTGCGCGGCAAGGAGAAGGACCGCCGCACCGGCGACATCCTCGCCGAGATCGAGGCGCTGGTCGGCGAGGGCGTCTCCGAGATCACGCTGCTCGGTCAGAACGTCAACGCGTACGGCTCAGACATCGGCGACCGCGAGGCCTTCAGCAAGCTGCTGCGCGCCTGCGGCACGATCGAGGGCCTGGAGCGGGTCCGCTTCACCTCCCCGCATCCGCGCGACTTCACGGACGACGTGATCGCCGCGATGGCCGAGACCCCGAACGTGATGCCGCAGCTGCACATGCCCATGCAGTCCGGCTCGGACACGGTCCTGAAGGCGATGCGCCGCTCGTACCGGCAGGAGCGCTATCTCGGGATCATCGAGAAGGTGCGGGCGGCCATCCCGCACGCCGCCATCACCACCGACATCATCGTGGGCTTCCCCGGCGAGACCGAGGAGGACTTCGAGCAGACCCTGCACGCCGTCCGCGAGGCCAGGTTCGCCCAGGCCTTCACGTTCCAGTACTCCAAGCGCCCCGGCACCCCGGCCGCGACCATGGAGAACCAGATCCCCAAGGAAGTCGTCCAGGCGCGCTACGAGCGTCTCGTCGCCGTCCAGGAGGAGATCTCCTGGGACGAGAACAAGAAGCAGGTCGGCCGCACCCTGGAGCTGATGGTCGCCGAGGGGGAGGGTCGCAAGGACGGCGCCACCCATCGCCTGTCCGGCCGTGCCCCCGACAACCGCCTGGTCCACTTCACCAAGCCCGAGCAGGAGGTGCGCCCCGGGGACGTGGTCACGGTCGAGATAACGTACGCGGCCCCGCACCACCTCCTCGCCGAAGGCGCCGTCCTCGACGTGCGCCGCACGCGCGCGGGGGACGCCTGGGAGAAGCGCAACGCGGCCGAGGCGGCGAAGCCGGTGGGTGTCATGCTGGGCCTGCCGAAGATCGGCGCACCCGAGCCGCTGCCGGTCGCGACGGGGAGCGGCTGCGGCTGCGACTGA